A portion of the Pseudopipra pipra isolate bDixPip1 chromosome 1, bDixPip1.hap1, whole genome shotgun sequence genome contains these proteins:
- the JCAD gene encoding junctional cadherin 5-associated protein isoform X1, which translates to MFSVEDLLISHGYKLSRNPPVSYENRYDGYRHEVTGNRSAQRSTLNGFEAESRTGAYSKKPLVKTNSSSTESSHGSQGRQTGPGYHHDLQGLSTFHTSEGGVCDRPHLARSSQPKTDKDLAYWRRRGQDFSVLLGYSQKATVEMKSLAAAPGAPRHPKENQLKVGTGAGYVRRSGLQESCEVPSDCKWQNLGMESWNQPKKVGRQMSEGDREKLLQELYSLTLGDNVLSTHSKGKSQSLPRVLSPESMRCVEIPSLTNSNNSLSVTKTPSYSPNRLSVEPAKHHGTGGHFLPLVKPKYGRPLKPPSYELQRQTRAPAETVGFQDHYQKDEPTSYLAKVNEPRQDVCIPDSGLEPPVYVPPPSYKSPPHQTVTPRSPSEVPNADTCASSDPQGAAERVVPCQRPAMNTSEVVGDPCKDNHFPHGKQSHARRPADHLRSVQYIPFDDPRIRHIKIAPLEGLQDNAKYTENACSPSSGALQERNLEVQYNSAFVDASNLSSSGKGERTSYSSTHSNRWLAPSIRDQENCALPDQRDNCSATNHSPRNEASTEYAKGKLSVRNSHMDSTCETVTKVKKFEPGTGMQSKKSSKKKMNETIFCLVSIPIKSESNLPDTDRNNNITQSPDKNGFDNNGALQEQSLLSMSSTDLELQALTGSMTNKNELQKQELWRPEEFKQMNDLRFIQPTKHRELKYSGSWPGDQYKDQQTQTSFSEEPESPQFLHGTKPGQLDSSNLLSPKRLGCTASTIGAKQTGSPSEERGCRQSSYGMKGQMYLSQSSNSAFSRTATSGLQTPSPKAHHSQLVPAQERENGLLSKGDVIKGEPSAPCNSKELFGQFLLKPVSRRPWDAISELESFNKELQGQEESTSSEEDLESAAASLQAGALMQRRTSRNEKSNQEPKHGGKSELVMPEVAVFRSGRVKSKSESWSMGTEHGVEPSYVGSKGSSHPGGSSERVRPADGSLITEMGTGEAKSSMSKQPVHVGPVKRALSSSSSSSCHSNPFNNPVLQEMSEDQNYLDFVKLSKGATPTNNTVLERGSVVHLSLTKRNQGCSEPDLRSVGLDVAPEPGANNSDHSSNANAVEIPVNESLQARAARILGIDIAVESLLPDDHVGPHPGTSPANGAQDFESSSVESTVSDKEGKKEDSYEGRRKCGWTESALFVRAAGRSLHPDECQTTHQEASAKTRVTEQVLEKPVSPSQGEDQNLVCKSPVYQHSEKRVRSTSKVIETLQGKLTSPPSRTAMDRLVRMKEVDSVSRMRRLSIKSADSGEEVDEEKLSKVQEERGSKLASSGAVSKRVISLSENGCLGGMDKKKISRDFSLDTYDPTKVEKV; encoded by the exons ggtttGTGACAGGCCTCATTTAGCACGGTCTTCCCAGCCCAAGACTGATAAAGATCTCGCCTACTGGAGAAGACGAGGACAGGACTTCAGTGTGCTACTAGGCTATTCCCAGAAAGCCACTGTGGAAATGAAaagcctggctgcagccccGGGGGCACCCCGGCACCCCAAGGAGAATCAGCTGAAGGTGGGGACAGGAGCAGGGTATGTCAGGCGAAGCGgcttgcaggagagctgtgaagtGCCCAGTGACTGTAAATGGCAGAATCTGGGAATGGAAAGCTGGAACCAGCCAAAAAAGGTAGGGAGGCAAATGTCCGAGGGTGACAGGGAGAAGCTGCTCCAAGAGCTGTATTCACTGACTCTGGGAGACAACGTACTCAGCACCCACAGCAAGGGGAAATCACAGTCATTGCCGAGGGTCCTTTCACCTGAGAGCATGAGGTGTGTGGAAATACCCTCCCTGACCAACAGTAACAACTCGCTCAGTGTAACTAAAACTCCCTCCTATTCCCCAAACAGACTGAGTGTGGAACCAGCCAAGCACCATGGAACGGGAGGCCATTTCCTTCCCCTGGTGAAACCCAAGTATGGGAGACCTCTCAAGCCTCCATCCTATGAACTGCAGCGGCAGACTAGGGCACCTGCAGAAACCGTGGGTTTCCAGGACCACTACCAGAAAGATGAACCCACCTCCTACTTAGCCAAAGTTAATGAGCCAAGGCAAGATGTTTGCATTCCAGACTCTGGTTTGGAGCCCCCCGTGTACGTACCTCCTCCTTCTTACAAATCCCCACCTCACCAAACCGTGACCCCACGTTCCCCCAGTGAAGTGCCTAACGCCGACACGTGCGCCAGCAGCGATCCACAGGGTGCTGCAGAGCGGGTCGTCCCCTGCCAACGACCAGCCATGAATACTTCTGAAGTGGTGGGTGACCCTTGCAAAGACAACCATTTTCCTCATGGGAAGCAAAGCCATGCAAGGCGCCCTGCTGACCACCTGCGTTCTGTCCAGTACATTCCCTTTGATGATCCTCGGATACGACATATTAAAATTGCACCACTGGAAGGTCTGCAGGACAACGCTAAATACACTGAAAATGCATGTAGTCCCAGTTCTGGTGCTTTGCAAGAGAGAAATCTTGAAGTACAGTACAACAGTGCCTTTGTGGATGCATCAAACTTGTCCAGTtctggaaagggagaaagaactTCCTACAGCTCCACCCATAGCAACAGATGGTTGGCACCGTCCATCCGAGATCAGGAAAATTGTGCCTTGCCGGACCAAAGAGACAATTGTAGTGCAACTAATCACAGCCCCCGTAACGAAGCCAGCACAGAGTACGCGAAAGGCAAACTTTCTGTAAGAAATTCACATATGGACAGCACCTGTGAGACTGTTACAAAAGTGAAAAAGTTTGAACCTGGAACTGGCATGCAGAGCAAAAAgagttcaaagaaaaaaatgaatgaaactATATTTTGTTTGGTCTCTATCCCAATTAAATCAGAATCCAATCTGCCAGATACAGATAGGAACAACAACATAACCCAGAGCCCTGATAAGAATGGGTTTGATAACAATGGGGCTTTGCAAGAACAAAGTCTCTTAAGTATGTCTTCAACGGACTTGGAGTTACAAGCGCTTACAGGAAGCATGACCAATAAAAATGAGTTACAAAAACAAGAGCTGTGGAGACCAGAAGAGTTCAAACAAATGAATGACCTCAGGTTTATTCAGCCTACAAAACACAGAGAGCTCAAATATTCTGGCTCCTGGCCAGGTGATCAGTACAAAGACCAGCAGACACAGACCAGTTTCAGTGAAGAACCCGAAAGCCCGCAATTTTTACATGGTACAAAGCCTGGGCAGCTTGACAGTAGCAATCTGCTGTCTCCAAAACGCCTGGGATGTACAGCATCCACGATAGGGGCAAAACAGACAGGGTCACCTTCTGAAGAGagaggctgcaggcagagcagttATGGTATGAAGGGTCAGATGTACCTCAGCCAGTCTAGCAACAGTGCATTTTCCAGGACTGCCACCTCAGGCCTTCAGACTCCCTCCCCAAAAGCCCACCACAGCCAGCTTGTGCCTGCCCAGGAGAGGGAAAATGGCCTTCTTTCCAAGGGAGATGTAATTAAGGGAGAACCAAGTGCTCCCTGCAACAGTAAAGAGCTGTTTGGGCAGTTCCTGTTGAAACCTGTAAGTCGTCGTCCATGGGATGCAATAAGTGAGCTAGAAAGTTTTAACAAGGAGCTGcaagggcaggaggagagcacAAGCAGTGAAGAAGACTTGGAAAGTGCTGCAGCCTCTCTGCAGGCAGGTGCCCTTATGCAGAGGAGGACATCCAGAAATGAGAAATCAAACCAGGAGCCAAAACATGGTGGGAAATCAGAACTGGTTATGCCAGAGGTGGCTGTATTTAGGTCAGGAAGAGTTAAAAGTAAGTCTGAAAGTTGGAGTATGGGGACAGAGCATGGTGTTGAGCCAAGCTATGTTGGCTCTAAAGGCTCCTCGCATCCAGGAGGGAGCAGTGAAAGAGTCAGGCCAGCAGATGGAAGTCTGATAACAGAAATGGGGACAGGGGAAGCCAAGAGCAGCATGAGCAAGCAGCCAGTTCATGTGGGCCCTGTCAAGAGAGCTTTGTCCAGTAGCTCAAGCAGTTCATGTCACAGTAATCCTTTCAATAACCCTGTCTTGCAGGAGATGAGTGAAGACCAAAATTACCTAGACTTTGTTAAACTGAGCAAAGGTGCAACTCCCACAAATAATACAGTATTAGAGAGAGGCTCGGTAGTACATTTGTCACTAACGAAAAGGAACCAAGGGTGCTCTGAGCCAGATTTGAGGTCAGTGGGACTTGATGTGGCCCCAGAACCTGGTGCTAACAACTCTGATCACTCTTCAAATGCAAATGCAGTGGAAATCCCCGTGAATGAGTCATTGCAGGCAAGAGCTGCAAGAATTTTAGGTATAGATATAGCAGTGGAGTCTCTCCTTCCAGATGACCATGTTGGGCCCCACCCAGGCACTAGTCCTGCAAATGGGGCTCAGGACTTTGAGTCATCATCAGTGGAAAGCACAGTAAGtgacaaagaaggaaaaaaggaggattCTTATGAAGGCAGACGAAAGTGTGGCTGGACAGAGAGTGCTCTCTTTGTCAGAGCTGCAGGACGATCTTTACACCCTGATGAATGCCAGACCACTCACCAGGAAGCCAGTGCTAAAACACGGGTAACTGAGCAAGTTCTTGAAAAACCTGTGAGTCCCAGCCAAGGTGAGGACCAAAACTTGGTTTGCAAGTCACCTGTGTATCAGCATTCAGAAAAGAGAGTGAGAAGCACCTCGAAGGTGATAGAGACACTTCAAGGCAAGCTCACCTCTCCTCCAAGCCGGACTGCCATGGATCGCTTAGTGCGGATGAAAGAAGTTGACTCTGTGTCCCGGATGAGACGTCTGAGCATTAAGAGCGCAGACTCGGGAGAGGAGGTCGATGAGGAGAAGCTGTCAAAGGtacaagaggagagaggaagcaAACTGGCAAGCTCAGGGGCTGTTTCCAAGCGTGTTATCTCTCTCAGTGAAAATGGATGTTTGGGTGGAATGGACAAGAAGAAGATcagcagagatttttctttag ATACCTATGACCCCACCAAAGTTGAAAAGGTGTGA
- the JCAD gene encoding junctional cadherin 5-associated protein isoform X2, whose translation MVCDRPHLARSSQPKTDKDLAYWRRRGQDFSVLLGYSQKATVEMKSLAAAPGAPRHPKENQLKVGTGAGYVRRSGLQESCEVPSDCKWQNLGMESWNQPKKVGRQMSEGDREKLLQELYSLTLGDNVLSTHSKGKSQSLPRVLSPESMRCVEIPSLTNSNNSLSVTKTPSYSPNRLSVEPAKHHGTGGHFLPLVKPKYGRPLKPPSYELQRQTRAPAETVGFQDHYQKDEPTSYLAKVNEPRQDVCIPDSGLEPPVYVPPPSYKSPPHQTVTPRSPSEVPNADTCASSDPQGAAERVVPCQRPAMNTSEVVGDPCKDNHFPHGKQSHARRPADHLRSVQYIPFDDPRIRHIKIAPLEGLQDNAKYTENACSPSSGALQERNLEVQYNSAFVDASNLSSSGKGERTSYSSTHSNRWLAPSIRDQENCALPDQRDNCSATNHSPRNEASTEYAKGKLSVRNSHMDSTCETVTKVKKFEPGTGMQSKKSSKKKMNETIFCLVSIPIKSESNLPDTDRNNNITQSPDKNGFDNNGALQEQSLLSMSSTDLELQALTGSMTNKNELQKQELWRPEEFKQMNDLRFIQPTKHRELKYSGSWPGDQYKDQQTQTSFSEEPESPQFLHGTKPGQLDSSNLLSPKRLGCTASTIGAKQTGSPSEERGCRQSSYGMKGQMYLSQSSNSAFSRTATSGLQTPSPKAHHSQLVPAQERENGLLSKGDVIKGEPSAPCNSKELFGQFLLKPVSRRPWDAISELESFNKELQGQEESTSSEEDLESAAASLQAGALMQRRTSRNEKSNQEPKHGGKSELVMPEVAVFRSGRVKSKSESWSMGTEHGVEPSYVGSKGSSHPGGSSERVRPADGSLITEMGTGEAKSSMSKQPVHVGPVKRALSSSSSSSCHSNPFNNPVLQEMSEDQNYLDFVKLSKGATPTNNTVLERGSVVHLSLTKRNQGCSEPDLRSVGLDVAPEPGANNSDHSSNANAVEIPVNESLQARAARILGIDIAVESLLPDDHVGPHPGTSPANGAQDFESSSVESTVSDKEGKKEDSYEGRRKCGWTESALFVRAAGRSLHPDECQTTHQEASAKTRVTEQVLEKPVSPSQGEDQNLVCKSPVYQHSEKRVRSTSKVIETLQGKLTSPPSRTAMDRLVRMKEVDSVSRMRRLSIKSADSGEEVDEEKLSKVQEERGSKLASSGAVSKRVISLSENGCLGGMDKKKISRDFSLDTYDPTKVEKV comes from the exons ggtttGTGACAGGCCTCATTTAGCACGGTCTTCCCAGCCCAAGACTGATAAAGATCTCGCCTACTGGAGAAGACGAGGACAGGACTTCAGTGTGCTACTAGGCTATTCCCAGAAAGCCACTGTGGAAATGAAaagcctggctgcagccccGGGGGCACCCCGGCACCCCAAGGAGAATCAGCTGAAGGTGGGGACAGGAGCAGGGTATGTCAGGCGAAGCGgcttgcaggagagctgtgaagtGCCCAGTGACTGTAAATGGCAGAATCTGGGAATGGAAAGCTGGAACCAGCCAAAAAAGGTAGGGAGGCAAATGTCCGAGGGTGACAGGGAGAAGCTGCTCCAAGAGCTGTATTCACTGACTCTGGGAGACAACGTACTCAGCACCCACAGCAAGGGGAAATCACAGTCATTGCCGAGGGTCCTTTCACCTGAGAGCATGAGGTGTGTGGAAATACCCTCCCTGACCAACAGTAACAACTCGCTCAGTGTAACTAAAACTCCCTCCTATTCCCCAAACAGACTGAGTGTGGAACCAGCCAAGCACCATGGAACGGGAGGCCATTTCCTTCCCCTGGTGAAACCCAAGTATGGGAGACCTCTCAAGCCTCCATCCTATGAACTGCAGCGGCAGACTAGGGCACCTGCAGAAACCGTGGGTTTCCAGGACCACTACCAGAAAGATGAACCCACCTCCTACTTAGCCAAAGTTAATGAGCCAAGGCAAGATGTTTGCATTCCAGACTCTGGTTTGGAGCCCCCCGTGTACGTACCTCCTCCTTCTTACAAATCCCCACCTCACCAAACCGTGACCCCACGTTCCCCCAGTGAAGTGCCTAACGCCGACACGTGCGCCAGCAGCGATCCACAGGGTGCTGCAGAGCGGGTCGTCCCCTGCCAACGACCAGCCATGAATACTTCTGAAGTGGTGGGTGACCCTTGCAAAGACAACCATTTTCCTCATGGGAAGCAAAGCCATGCAAGGCGCCCTGCTGACCACCTGCGTTCTGTCCAGTACATTCCCTTTGATGATCCTCGGATACGACATATTAAAATTGCACCACTGGAAGGTCTGCAGGACAACGCTAAATACACTGAAAATGCATGTAGTCCCAGTTCTGGTGCTTTGCAAGAGAGAAATCTTGAAGTACAGTACAACAGTGCCTTTGTGGATGCATCAAACTTGTCCAGTtctggaaagggagaaagaactTCCTACAGCTCCACCCATAGCAACAGATGGTTGGCACCGTCCATCCGAGATCAGGAAAATTGTGCCTTGCCGGACCAAAGAGACAATTGTAGTGCAACTAATCACAGCCCCCGTAACGAAGCCAGCACAGAGTACGCGAAAGGCAAACTTTCTGTAAGAAATTCACATATGGACAGCACCTGTGAGACTGTTACAAAAGTGAAAAAGTTTGAACCTGGAACTGGCATGCAGAGCAAAAAgagttcaaagaaaaaaatgaatgaaactATATTTTGTTTGGTCTCTATCCCAATTAAATCAGAATCCAATCTGCCAGATACAGATAGGAACAACAACATAACCCAGAGCCCTGATAAGAATGGGTTTGATAACAATGGGGCTTTGCAAGAACAAAGTCTCTTAAGTATGTCTTCAACGGACTTGGAGTTACAAGCGCTTACAGGAAGCATGACCAATAAAAATGAGTTACAAAAACAAGAGCTGTGGAGACCAGAAGAGTTCAAACAAATGAATGACCTCAGGTTTATTCAGCCTACAAAACACAGAGAGCTCAAATATTCTGGCTCCTGGCCAGGTGATCAGTACAAAGACCAGCAGACACAGACCAGTTTCAGTGAAGAACCCGAAAGCCCGCAATTTTTACATGGTACAAAGCCTGGGCAGCTTGACAGTAGCAATCTGCTGTCTCCAAAACGCCTGGGATGTACAGCATCCACGATAGGGGCAAAACAGACAGGGTCACCTTCTGAAGAGagaggctgcaggcagagcagttATGGTATGAAGGGTCAGATGTACCTCAGCCAGTCTAGCAACAGTGCATTTTCCAGGACTGCCACCTCAGGCCTTCAGACTCCCTCCCCAAAAGCCCACCACAGCCAGCTTGTGCCTGCCCAGGAGAGGGAAAATGGCCTTCTTTCCAAGGGAGATGTAATTAAGGGAGAACCAAGTGCTCCCTGCAACAGTAAAGAGCTGTTTGGGCAGTTCCTGTTGAAACCTGTAAGTCGTCGTCCATGGGATGCAATAAGTGAGCTAGAAAGTTTTAACAAGGAGCTGcaagggcaggaggagagcacAAGCAGTGAAGAAGACTTGGAAAGTGCTGCAGCCTCTCTGCAGGCAGGTGCCCTTATGCAGAGGAGGACATCCAGAAATGAGAAATCAAACCAGGAGCCAAAACATGGTGGGAAATCAGAACTGGTTATGCCAGAGGTGGCTGTATTTAGGTCAGGAAGAGTTAAAAGTAAGTCTGAAAGTTGGAGTATGGGGACAGAGCATGGTGTTGAGCCAAGCTATGTTGGCTCTAAAGGCTCCTCGCATCCAGGAGGGAGCAGTGAAAGAGTCAGGCCAGCAGATGGAAGTCTGATAACAGAAATGGGGACAGGGGAAGCCAAGAGCAGCATGAGCAAGCAGCCAGTTCATGTGGGCCCTGTCAAGAGAGCTTTGTCCAGTAGCTCAAGCAGTTCATGTCACAGTAATCCTTTCAATAACCCTGTCTTGCAGGAGATGAGTGAAGACCAAAATTACCTAGACTTTGTTAAACTGAGCAAAGGTGCAACTCCCACAAATAATACAGTATTAGAGAGAGGCTCGGTAGTACATTTGTCACTAACGAAAAGGAACCAAGGGTGCTCTGAGCCAGATTTGAGGTCAGTGGGACTTGATGTGGCCCCAGAACCTGGTGCTAACAACTCTGATCACTCTTCAAATGCAAATGCAGTGGAAATCCCCGTGAATGAGTCATTGCAGGCAAGAGCTGCAAGAATTTTAGGTATAGATATAGCAGTGGAGTCTCTCCTTCCAGATGACCATGTTGGGCCCCACCCAGGCACTAGTCCTGCAAATGGGGCTCAGGACTTTGAGTCATCATCAGTGGAAAGCACAGTAAGtgacaaagaaggaaaaaaggaggattCTTATGAAGGCAGACGAAAGTGTGGCTGGACAGAGAGTGCTCTCTTTGTCAGAGCTGCAGGACGATCTTTACACCCTGATGAATGCCAGACCACTCACCAGGAAGCCAGTGCTAAAACACGGGTAACTGAGCAAGTTCTTGAAAAACCTGTGAGTCCCAGCCAAGGTGAGGACCAAAACTTGGTTTGCAAGTCACCTGTGTATCAGCATTCAGAAAAGAGAGTGAGAAGCACCTCGAAGGTGATAGAGACACTTCAAGGCAAGCTCACCTCTCCTCCAAGCCGGACTGCCATGGATCGCTTAGTGCGGATGAAAGAAGTTGACTCTGTGTCCCGGATGAGACGTCTGAGCATTAAGAGCGCAGACTCGGGAGAGGAGGTCGATGAGGAGAAGCTGTCAAAGGtacaagaggagagaggaagcaAACTGGCAAGCTCAGGGGCTGTTTCCAAGCGTGTTATCTCTCTCAGTGAAAATGGATGTTTGGGTGGAATGGACAAGAAGAAGATcagcagagatttttctttag ATACCTATGACCCCACCAAAGTTGAAAAGGTGTGA